From Novosphingobium resinovorum, the proteins below share one genomic window:
- a CDS encoding aldehyde dehydrogenase (NADP(+)), producing the protein MITGAILIGREEAQTQASYAAINPATGAALEPRFTTAGLPEVERACALADEAAVAFAELDPETRAVFLETIADEIVGIGEPLIARAMAETGLPRARIEGERGRTAGQLRLFAQVLREGSWAGLTIDPALPERAPLPRPDLRVRKVALGPVVVFGASNFPLAFSVAGGDTASAFAAGCPVIVKGHSAHPGTGELVARAIQRAVALCHLPEGVFSYLPATREAGTALVADHRVKAVGFTGSRPGGMALMRTAAARPEPIPVYAEMSSINPVVLFPAALAARAEALGAAFVGSLTMGAGQFCTNPGLVIAIDGPDLDTFLASASAAMGGSAAQDMLTPGIHSAYVEGVSALAGHGAVTTLARGVEPTGPHQAQGALFRTTAADFLADPALGAEVFGSSSLVITVTDMAEALKVIAALEGQLTATLILDAEDEAEAALLLPVLERKVGRILVNGWPTGVEVCHAMVHGGPFPSTSDGRTTSVGASAIERFLRPVCYQNMPFALLPEGLRDGNPWNAPRRIDGVLKLG; encoded by the coding sequence ATGATCACCGGCGCCATCCTCATCGGCCGCGAAGAAGCGCAGACGCAGGCAAGCTATGCCGCCATCAACCCCGCGACCGGCGCGGCGCTGGAACCGCGCTTCACCACCGCAGGCCTGCCGGAAGTCGAGCGCGCCTGTGCGCTGGCCGACGAGGCCGCGGTCGCCTTCGCCGAACTGGACCCGGAAACCCGCGCTGTCTTCCTCGAAACCATCGCCGACGAGATCGTCGGCATCGGCGAGCCGCTCATCGCGCGCGCCATGGCCGAGACGGGCCTTCCCCGCGCCCGTATCGAGGGCGAGCGGGGCCGCACCGCCGGCCAGCTGCGCCTTTTCGCGCAAGTCCTGCGTGAAGGCAGCTGGGCGGGCCTCACCATCGATCCCGCCCTGCCCGAGCGCGCGCCGCTGCCGCGCCCGGACCTGCGCGTGCGCAAGGTCGCGCTTGGCCCGGTCGTGGTGTTCGGCGCCAGCAACTTCCCCCTCGCCTTCTCGGTCGCGGGCGGAGACACCGCCTCCGCCTTCGCGGCGGGTTGTCCGGTTATCGTCAAGGGTCACTCGGCCCATCCCGGCACCGGCGAACTGGTGGCCCGCGCCATCCAGCGCGCGGTGGCGCTGTGCCATCTGCCCGAGGGCGTGTTCTCCTACCTCCCCGCCACGCGTGAGGCAGGCACCGCGCTGGTCGCCGACCACCGCGTCAAGGCGGTCGGCTTCACCGGATCGCGCCCCGGCGGCATGGCGCTGATGCGCACCGCCGCGGCCCGGCCCGAGCCGATCCCGGTCTATGCCGAGATGAGTTCGATCAACCCGGTCGTGCTGTTCCCCGCCGCCCTCGCCGCGCGTGCCGAAGCGCTGGGCGCGGCCTTCGTCGGCTCGCTGACGATGGGCGCCGGGCAGTTCTGCACCAATCCCGGCCTCGTCATCGCCATCGACGGGCCTGATCTCGATACCTTCCTCGCCTCCGCCTCGGCGGCGATGGGCGGCAGCGCGGCGCAGGACATGCTGACGCCGGGCATCCACTCGGCCTATGTCGAGGGCGTGAGCGCGCTGGCGGGCCACGGCGCTGTAACCACCCTCGCACGCGGCGTCGAGCCGACCGGCCCGCATCAGGCGCAGGGCGCCCTGTTCCGCACCACGGCGGCCGATTTCCTCGCCGATCCGGCGCTGGGCGCGGAAGTCTTCGGCTCCTCCTCGCTGGTCATCACCGTCACCGACATGGCCGAGGCGCTCAAGGTCATCGCCGCCCTCGAAGGCCAGCTCACCGCCACCCTGATCCTCGACGCCGAGGACGAGGCGGAGGCCGCGCTGCTGCTGCCGGTGCTGGAGCGCAAGGTCGGACGCATCCTCGTCAACGGCTGGCCCACCGGCGTCGAAGTGTGCCACGCGATGGTCCACGGCGGCCCGTTCCCCTCGACCTCGGACGGACGGACAACCTCGGTCGGCGCCTCGGCGATCGAGCGCTTCCTGCGCCCGGTGTGCTACCAGAACATGCCTTTCGCGCTGCTCCCCGAGGGCCTTCGCGACGGCAATCCGTGGAACGCCCCGCGCCGCATCGACGGCGTACTGAAGCTGGGTTGA